From a single Bacillus pseudomycoides DSM 12442 genomic region:
- a CDS encoding S9 family peptidase — MSLSVTYEQYEKAERLLSWNTVKDVCNGKVFPNWLDKGSRFWYQRDIQKESECGKQFVLVNPRLNTKESAFDHARLAESLSNVINRQVDPDNLPFNSFTYINEEKAIQFEVDESTWIYDLAKYQCKQIRTKKVPAHELRSPDGRWSAFIKGYNLFVRFLETGKIIQLTHDGTRYYDYGIQPESEISAVVKRLYNPKIPPAALWSPDSKQILTHRLDQRKVRKMSLLQSVPPEEAKPPVIRSYRYPLVGDKHLPLAQFVICDIEQQLMIQLDTEPMITGLVSPLSPSCQTAFWTNDSDFVYFTKMSRDYRSMQFVVANAKTGEIQTLLEEKSETFLFTDLYNIKSGKGINVQWLCHDNTFIWHSERDGWSHLYLYDSRTGRLKNRITSGSWTVRRLIGVDEQKSWVYFTASGREPGRDPYFQHLYRVRLDGSDLVLLTPEDAEHDVFISPDYCFFVDTFSRVDIPPKSVLRSTDGKLVCELEQADIELLLSNGYQIPERFTVKAADGMTDLYGVLIPPASTNTECKYPILDYIYGGPQLLHTPKEFIWGGEYSVEQPIDLVGGAQSFAQLGFAVILMDGRGTPYRSKGFHDFSDGKLEWSAGIEDHVVAIKQLAEQYPFLDSEKVGIYGESGGGYAAARAILTYPDVYKVAVSGCGNHDQRLYLAAWGERFQGLFNSELYREQDNTRLVKNLNGKLLLVTGDLDDNVHPALTMRMVNALIKENKDFDLLILPNRQHGISVDVYFIRRRWDYFIRNLLGVEPPKEYAIKDPMFPG; from the coding sequence ATGTCATTATCAGTAACCTATGAACAGTATGAGAAAGCAGAGCGTCTGCTTTCTTGGAACACTGTAAAAGATGTATGTAACGGTAAGGTTTTTCCTAATTGGTTAGATAAAGGAAGCCGTTTTTGGTATCAAAGAGATATACAAAAAGAAAGTGAATGCGGCAAACAATTTGTATTAGTTAATCCACGATTAAACACTAAAGAATCCGCTTTTGATCATGCTAGGCTTGCAGAGTCTCTCTCAAATGTAATTAACCGTCAGGTCGACCCAGATAACCTTCCCTTCAATTCCTTTACTTATATCAATGAAGAGAAGGCAATTCAATTTGAAGTAGATGAATCCACGTGGATTTACGATTTAGCTAAATACCAGTGCAAACAAATCAGGACTAAAAAAGTACCTGCGCATGAACTTCGATCCCCTGACGGGCGCTGGTCTGCGTTTATCAAAGGATATAATTTATTTGTACGTTTTTTAGAAACAGGGAAAATCATCCAACTAACTCATGATGGTACGCGATACTATGATTATGGTATTCAACCGGAATCAGAAATTTCCGCTGTCGTTAAACGATTATATAATCCTAAAATTCCACCAGCAGCACTCTGGTCACCGGATTCCAAACAAATCTTGACGCACCGGCTTGATCAACGCAAGGTACGAAAAATGTCTCTTCTACAGTCAGTTCCTCCTGAAGAAGCAAAGCCGCCTGTCATCCGTTCGTATCGTTATCCACTAGTCGGAGATAAACACCTTCCATTAGCCCAATTTGTAATTTGCGATATTGAACAGCAATTGATGATTCAATTGGATACAGAACCTATGATTACGGGATTAGTATCACCGCTCAGTCCTAGTTGTCAAACAGCTTTTTGGACAAACGACAGCGACTTTGTTTATTTCACAAAAATGTCTCGTGACTATCGATCTATGCAATTTGTTGTCGCTAATGCAAAAACTGGTGAAATTCAAACTTTGTTAGAGGAGAAAAGTGAGACTTTCCTATTTACAGATCTCTACAACATCAAAAGTGGAAAAGGTATAAATGTCCAATGGTTATGCCATGATAACACTTTTATTTGGCATTCCGAGCGTGACGGATGGTCACACCTTTATCTTTATGATAGTCGTACAGGAAGACTTAAAAACAGAATTACCTCTGGATCCTGGACAGTCCGTCGATTAATTGGTGTTGATGAACAAAAAAGTTGGGTGTATTTTACTGCTAGCGGCCGAGAGCCGGGACGGGATCCTTATTTTCAGCATCTTTATCGAGTTCGGCTAGATGGATCAGACTTAGTGCTCCTTACACCTGAGGATGCTGAGCATGACGTGTTTATTTCTCCTGATTATTGTTTTTTTGTAGATACTTTTTCACGTGTAGATATACCACCTAAATCTGTATTGCGTTCAACCGATGGAAAATTAGTTTGTGAACTGGAACAAGCTGATATTGAACTTCTCTTATCAAATGGATATCAAATACCAGAACGTTTTACTGTCAAGGCTGCCGATGGGATGACTGATTTGTACGGAGTACTGATTCCTCCTGCAAGCACAAACACAGAGTGTAAGTATCCCATCTTGGATTATATCTACGGTGGTCCTCAACTACTCCACACGCCAAAAGAATTCATTTGGGGAGGGGAGTATTCAGTAGAACAACCGATTGATCTAGTCGGCGGTGCCCAATCTTTTGCACAGCTTGGCTTCGCCGTTATTCTAATGGATGGAAGAGGCACACCTTACAGGTCAAAGGGCTTTCATGATTTTTCTGATGGGAAGCTGGAATGGTCTGCAGGAATTGAAGATCATGTAGTAGCTATTAAGCAACTTGCGGAACAGTATCCTTTTTTAGATTCAGAAAAAGTAGGTATTTACGGCGAATCTGGAGGTGGATATGCAGCCGCTCGAGCTATACTGACTTATCCGGATGTGTATAAGGTAGCAGTATCTGGGTGCGGGAACCATGATCAACGCTTATACTTAGCAGCTTGGGGAGAACGATTTCAAGGACTTTTCAATTCAGAACTATACCGTGAACAAGATAATACTAGATTGGTTAAGAACCTAAATGGAAAGTTACTTTTGGTAACAGGAGACCTGGATGATAATGTCCATCCTGCTTTAACCATGCGAATGGTAAATGCTTTGATTAAAGAAAACAAAGACTTTGACCTACTGATTCTCCCTAATCGGCAGCATGGGATTTCTGTAGATGTTTACTTTATACGTCGACGATGGGACTATTTTATACGAAATTTACTGGGAGTAGAACCACCAAAAGAGTATGCGATTAAAGATCCTATGTTTCCAGGATGA
- a CDS encoding response regulator transcription factor: MVRTILIVDDEPEIIEILRLFLEMEGFSILEARDGKSALNFIQKFKIDLAIIDIMMPNINGYELIKIVRKEYKMPIIILSAKNQEMDKIMGLGLGADDFISKPFSLLEVLARIQAQLRRTYDFNTDSLNQEGSQTCIDDLVLDHHSCILDKRGHEIKLSALEYKLLKLFMGEPGRIFTKKQIFENVWSDHYYSDDNTIMVQISRLREKIEDHPRNPVYLKTIRGLGYRFAKKEELNER, translated from the coding sequence ATGGTGAGAACTATTTTAATCGTTGATGATGAGCCTGAAATCATAGAGATACTAAGACTTTTTTTGGAAATGGAAGGCTTTTCGATACTGGAAGCGCGTGATGGTAAATCAGCTTTAAATTTTATACAGAAATTTAAAATTGATCTAGCTATTATTGACATTATGATGCCGAATATTAATGGGTACGAATTGATTAAAATAGTTCGGAAAGAATATAAAATGCCTATTATTATTCTTTCTGCCAAAAATCAAGAAATGGATAAAATTATGGGACTAGGGCTAGGAGCAGATGATTTTATATCGAAACCATTCAGCTTGTTGGAGGTATTAGCGCGAATCCAAGCTCAACTTCGAAGAACATATGATTTTAATACTGACTCACTTAATCAAGAGGGTTCTCAAACATGTATTGATGACCTAGTGTTGGATCACCACTCTTGTATTCTTGACAAGCGGGGACACGAAATTAAACTTAGCGCCCTTGAGTATAAATTATTGAAGTTATTTATGGGGGAGCCAGGTCGTATTTTTACGAAAAAACAAATCTTTGAGAACGTGTGGTCCGATCATTATTATTCGGATGACAATACTATTATGGTTCAAATCAGTAGATTGAGAGAAAAAATTGAAGATCATCCGAGAAATCCAGTTTATTTAAAAACTATACGAGGCTTAGGTTATCGATTTGCTAAAAAGGAAGAATTGAATGAGCGATAA
- a CDS encoding sensor histidine kinase — translation MSDKNKIFNTLIKTYVFFSLTVGITVVILLVILNFQMIQKFDNTMLSNLKATEIVRQNYADIPSEAIESFDGWVEILDENLQVIYVKGKKQDKSSAYTEKELNTLFYDQEENPYYSSLAPFKTKDGKTAYCLVKIPKTYVKKEFLITSAAKDHITAFTKLLLQTFVLFLLLFGLNVYIYSRWMAMKITNPLRSIADGIRNITNGYYYKRLRFKSNYELMQIQNDFNLMAEKLEKTEIEKKQLEKSKQRMLVHISHDLKTPITTIQSYVEALQLGLIKEEARKQQALHTIHTKARLVTELIEDVFELSKLESPDYPFPTDTLDICEFIREIAAEYYSLFEEKQFNFQFEIPFQKIYVLFNYTLLYRAVSNVLSNALKYNPEGTNILISLIEDTQKIHINIIDDGIGIPYAVKEKVFEAFFRGDQSRKSDGGTGLGLTISKHIVEKHGGQIYLHTDEGKTRFQITLPKTGYNKTLLQK, via the coding sequence ATGAGCGATAAAAATAAGATATTTAACACCTTAATTAAAACTTATGTTTTCTTCTCGTTGACCGTTGGAATTACTGTCGTTATCTTGCTGGTCATTTTAAATTTTCAAATGATACAGAAGTTCGATAATACTATGTTGTCTAATTTAAAAGCGACTGAAATCGTACGACAGAACTATGCAGACATCCCCTCTGAGGCAATTGAGTCATTTGATGGTTGGGTAGAAATTCTCGATGAAAATCTGCAAGTTATTTATGTTAAAGGAAAAAAACAAGATAAATCGTCCGCCTATACGGAAAAAGAATTAAACACCCTTTTTTACGACCAAGAGGAGAATCCGTACTACTCTTCTCTAGCACCATTTAAAACGAAAGACGGGAAAACAGCTTATTGTCTCGTTAAGATTCCAAAAACATATGTAAAGAAAGAGTTCTTGATAACAAGTGCAGCGAAAGACCATATTACAGCTTTTACAAAATTGCTACTTCAAACCTTTGTCCTTTTTCTCCTTTTATTCGGGCTTAATGTATATATATATAGCCGCTGGATGGCTATGAAAATAACAAATCCTTTACGTTCAATTGCTGATGGAATTAGAAACATCACAAATGGCTATTACTACAAAAGGCTTCGTTTTAAATCCAACTATGAATTAATGCAAATACAGAATGACTTTAACCTAATGGCTGAAAAACTAGAAAAAACAGAAATTGAGAAAAAACAATTAGAAAAAAGCAAGCAGCGCATGCTTGTCCATATCTCTCACGATTTAAAAACTCCTATTACAACTATTCAGAGCTATGTTGAAGCACTACAATTGGGTCTTATTAAGGAGGAAGCGAGGAAACAGCAAGCTTTACATACCATACATACAAAAGCACGACTCGTTACAGAATTAATTGAGGATGTCTTTGAGTTGTCTAAACTTGAAAGCCCTGACTATCCATTTCCAACTGACACATTGGATATTTGTGAATTTATTCGTGAAATAGCTGCAGAATATTATAGCCTGTTTGAAGAAAAACAATTTAACTTTCAATTTGAAATCCCTTTTCAGAAAATATACGTTTTGTTTAACTATACATTGTTATATCGTGCCGTTTCTAACGTACTGTCCAACGCCCTAAAATACAACCCAGAAGGAACAAACATTCTTATTTCACTAATTGAAGATACTCAAAAGATACATATCAATATCATCGATGATGGCATCGGCATTCCTTATGCGGTAAAAGAAAAAGTATTTGAAGCATTTTTTAGGGGAGATCAATCAAGAAAAAGCGACGGGGGAACAGGTCTTGGTTTAACCATTTCAAAACATATTGTGGAGAAACACGGAGGCCAAATTTATTTACATACAGACGAAGGGAAAACGAGATTTCAAATCACCCTTCCTAAGACTGGTTACAATAAGACTCTATTGCAAAAATAA
- a CDS encoding YqaE/Pmp3 family membrane protein, with protein MIYLLAILFPPLAVLLCEKPFQAIINFFLTLIVWVPGVIHAILVVNDKKADRRLEKQIRAYDKINNRNKD; from the coding sequence ATGATATATTTATTAGCAATTCTTTTTCCACCACTTGCGGTTCTACTTTGCGAAAAACCGTTTCAAGCAATTATAAACTTCTTTTTGACATTGATTGTTTGGGTACCAGGAGTTATCCATGCGATTCTTGTGGTGAATGATAAAAAAGCAGATAGGCGTCTTGAAAAACAAATTAGAGCATATGACAAAATCAATAATAGAAATAAAGATTAA
- a CDS encoding GH25 family lysozyme yields MGKHIIDISKWNGNIDWDVVAPQIDLAICRVQYGSRTVDERYTSYVTNLEQRGISHAAYAYGCYVSVKDAIVEAKDFMARVSANAKFLVLDVEDDTLKSCGPDQLAEASQAFIDTCKAAGWKVGLYVGHHMYNKYGLSGVRADFLWIPRYGGNKPAYPCDIWQYTETGNIDGIGKVDLNYLVSDKSLSWFIDGTSQVQDNLGQPVGIGIAISKYPEGYGINLYKNPEEPIFTGHITNKIPYLIFEGYWGGGDKDMIKLGNEKQWVKLEHFDVEWFHAYSNYPVGYGINYYAEPECINFKGLIDGSSSYRVWARKEGAIDIGQSSWIKEEQVVIK; encoded by the coding sequence ATGGGCAAACATATTATTGATATTTCTAAGTGGAATGGTAATATCGATTGGGATGTGGTAGCACCTCAGATTGATCTTGCAATATGCCGTGTGCAGTATGGTTCGAGAACAGTTGATGAGCGGTATACAAGCTATGTAACGAATCTGGAACAACGTGGTATTTCACATGCAGCATATGCTTATGGTTGTTATGTTTCTGTTAAAGATGCAATTGTAGAAGCAAAAGATTTTATGGCAAGAGTAAGTGCTAACGCTAAATTTCTTGTTCTTGATGTTGAAGATGATACGTTAAAAAGTTGTGGTCCTGATCAGTTAGCTGAAGCATCCCAAGCGTTTATTGATACTTGTAAAGCTGCGGGTTGGAAAGTTGGATTGTACGTAGGTCATCACATGTATAATAAGTATGGTTTAAGTGGGGTGAGAGCGGATTTCCTTTGGATTCCGCGATATGGTGGTAATAAACCAGCATATCCATGTGATATATGGCAATATACTGAAACAGGAAATATTGACGGGATAGGAAAAGTTGATTTGAATTATTTAGTTAGCGATAAGTCACTTTCATGGTTTATAGATGGTACAAGTCAGGTGCAGGACAATTTAGGACAACCAGTAGGTATTGGAATTGCTATTTCGAAATACCCTGAAGGTTACGGAATTAATCTATATAAGAATCCTGAAGAGCCTATATTTACTGGACATATCACAAATAAAATTCCGTATCTAATTTTTGAAGGATATTGGGGTGGTGGAGATAAGGATATGATTAAATTAGGAAACGAGAAACAGTGGGTGAAATTAGAGCACTTTGATGTAGAGTGGTTCCATGCATATTCAAACTACCCTGTTGGATATGGAATTAATTATTATGCAGAACCTGAATGTATAAATTTTAAAGGTTTGATTGATGGTTCAAGTTCTTATCGTGTTTGGGCAAGAAAAGAGGGTGCTATTGATATTGGACAAAGCAGCTGGATTAAAGAGGAGCAAGTAGTGATCAAGTAG
- a CDS encoding KTSC domain-containing protein, whose amino-acid sequence MTLYPVISKNLVAVGYNPSSMILRIEFRNGTYDFYDVPESIYTGLRNAQSKSYYYDTYIRNSYRHTKI is encoded by the coding sequence ATGACTTTATATCCAGTAATTTCTAAAAACTTAGTCGCTGTAGGTTATAATCCATCATCTATGATTTTACGAATTGAATTCAGAAATGGCACATATGATTTTTACGATGTACCAGAAAGTATATACACAGGATTACGAAACGCGCAATCCAAAAGCTATTATTATGACACCTATATTAGAAATTCCTATCGTCACACCAAAATTTAA